A window of the Hypomesus transpacificus isolate Combined female chromosome 10, fHypTra1, whole genome shotgun sequence genome harbors these coding sequences:
- the mapre2 gene encoding microtubule-associated protein RP/EB family member 2 isoform X1, which yields MPGPTQALSPNGENNNDIIPDNGSNVIPYRKNTVRGERAYSWGMAVNVYSTSITQETMSRHDITAWVNDLVCLNYTKVEQLSSGAAYCQFMDLLFPGCISLKKVKFQAKLEHEYIHNFKVLQASFKRMNVDKIIPVEKLVKGRFQDNLDFIQWFKKFFDANYDGKEYDPVQARQGQDAIPPPDPGEQIFNLPKKSHHAASSPTAGATRASATIPKTMTPSSRPSSAKKIPAPSAPAKGEKELEVQVLQLNDQVNTLKLALEGMEKERDFYFGKLREVELLCQDQGEESAQFVERLMEVLYSADDQEGAAELGEGDGEEVLVQEEEVPDDQQDEY from the exons ATGCCTGGTCCCACCCAAGCACTTTCCCCAAATGGAGAAAATAACAACGACATCATCCCGGACAACGGATCCAATGTTATTCCTTACAGGAAAAATACAGTGAGAGGAGAGCGCGCCTACAG TTGGGGGATGGCGGTCAACGTATACTCTACCTCAATAACCCAGGAGACGATGAGCAGGCATGATATCACTGCCTGGGTTAATGACCTCGTCTGTCTAAACTACACTAAAGTGGAGCAGCTCTCCTCAG GAGCGGCCTATTGCCAGTTTATGGATTTACTCTTTCCTGGCTGCATCAGTCTTAAGAAGGTCAAGTTCCAGGCTAAACTAGAACATGAGTACATTCACAACTTCAAGGTGCTCCAGGCGTCCTTCAAGAGGATGAATGTGGACAAG ATTATTCCTGTGGAAAAGCTGGTTAAGGGAAGATTTCAGGACAACCTTGATTTCATCCAGTGGTTCAAGAAGTTCTTTGATGCTAACTACGACGGCAAGGAGTACGACCCCGTCCAGGCAAGGCAGGGCCAGGATGccatccctccccctgaccctggAGAACAAAtcttcaacctgccaaagaagTCCCACCATGCAGCCAGCTCCCCTACTGCAG GAGCGACCAGGGCAAGTGCTACTATCCCCAAGACCATGACGCCATCATCCAGACCCTCTTCAGCCAAAAAGATCCCTGCACCATCAGCTCCTgccaaaggagagaaggaactgGAAGTCCAGGTTCTACAGCTCAATGACCAG gtgaacactttgaaacttgcactggaggggatggagaaagagcgGGACTTTTACTTTGGCAAGCTGCGCGAGGTGGAACTGCTGTGTCAGGACCAGGGCGAGGAGAGCGCTCAGTTTGTGGAGCGGCTAATGGAGGTCCTGTATTCTGCAGACGACCAG GAAGGAGCAGCCGAgctgggagaaggggatggagaggaagtCCTGGTTCAGGAAGAGGAGGTACCAGATGATCAGCAGGACGAATACTGA
- the mapre2 gene encoding microtubule-associated protein RP/EB family member 2 isoform X2 — protein sequence MAVNVYSTSITQETMSRHDITAWVNDLVCLNYTKVEQLSSGAAYCQFMDLLFPGCISLKKVKFQAKLEHEYIHNFKVLQASFKRMNVDKIIPVEKLVKGRFQDNLDFIQWFKKFFDANYDGKEYDPVQARQGQDAIPPPDPGEQIFNLPKKSHHAASSPTAGATRASATIPKTMTPSSRPSSAKKIPAPSAPAKGEKELEVQVLQLNDQVNTLKLALEGMEKERDFYFGKLREVELLCQDQGEESAQFVERLMEVLYSADDQEGAAELGEGDGEEVLVQEEEVPDDQQDEY from the exons ATGGCGGTCAACGTATACTCTACCTCAATAACCCAGGAGACGATGAGCAGGCATGATATCACTGCCTGGGTTAATGACCTCGTCTGTCTAAACTACACTAAAGTGGAGCAGCTCTCCTCAG GAGCGGCCTATTGCCAGTTTATGGATTTACTCTTTCCTGGCTGCATCAGTCTTAAGAAGGTCAAGTTCCAGGCTAAACTAGAACATGAGTACATTCACAACTTCAAGGTGCTCCAGGCGTCCTTCAAGAGGATGAATGTGGACAAG ATTATTCCTGTGGAAAAGCTGGTTAAGGGAAGATTTCAGGACAACCTTGATTTCATCCAGTGGTTCAAGAAGTTCTTTGATGCTAACTACGACGGCAAGGAGTACGACCCCGTCCAGGCAAGGCAGGGCCAGGATGccatccctccccctgaccctggAGAACAAAtcttcaacctgccaaagaagTCCCACCATGCAGCCAGCTCCCCTACTGCAG GAGCGACCAGGGCAAGTGCTACTATCCCCAAGACCATGACGCCATCATCCAGACCCTCTTCAGCCAAAAAGATCCCTGCACCATCAGCTCCTgccaaaggagagaaggaactgGAAGTCCAGGTTCTACAGCTCAATGACCAG gtgaacactttgaaacttgcactggaggggatggagaaagagcgGGACTTTTACTTTGGCAAGCTGCGCGAGGTGGAACTGCTGTGTCAGGACCAGGGCGAGGAGAGCGCTCAGTTTGTGGAGCGGCTAATGGAGGTCCTGTATTCTGCAGACGACCAG GAAGGAGCAGCCGAgctgggagaaggggatggagaggaagtCCTGGTTCAGGAAGAGGAGGTACCAGATGATCAGCAGGACGAATACTGA